One genomic window of Cyprinus carpio isolate SPL01 chromosome B8, ASM1834038v1, whole genome shotgun sequence includes the following:
- the LOC109064552 gene encoding death effector domain-containing protein-like: MTSQQHGNANPALLSPQNSSSSQGRQHISRSPIESYSRSGLSSPRRGWVAASSSAAAHGNSLALSLSRLAPASCSISSSSRRPASGRVEPWPEEAVDDAYGLYSLHRMFDIVGAQLTHRDVRVLSFLFVDVIDEYERGGIRSGRDFLLALERQGRCDETNFRHVLQLLRIITRHDLLPYVTLRKRQTVCPDPVDKYLEETSVRYVSPRGAGEAQQGTPHRRTGHQPLICCPPSGPQVCPPRAKPTPPPPSRKRKRSHTTADCREKQTCDIRLRVRAEYCQHESALQGNVFSNKQEALERQFERFNQANTILKSRDLGSIICDIKFSELTYLDAFWRDYINGSLLEALKGVFITDSLKQAVGHEAIKLLVNVDEEDYQAGRRKLLRNLVAGGASAGTGSREGPLS, translated from the exons ATGACCTCACAGCAGCATGGGAATGCCAACCCTGCCCTCCTCTCGCCACAGAACTCTTCATCAAGTCAGGGCAGGCAACACATTTCTCGTTCCCCGATAGAGTCGTATTCCCGCTCCGGGCTTTCCTCTCCTCGGAGAGGCTGGGTTGCAGCATCCTCATCTGCAGCAGCTCATGGTAACTCTCTTGCGCTTTCTCTAAGCCGATTGGCTCCGGCGTCCTGCAGTATTTCCTCCTCGTCTCGGAGACCTGCGTCCGGCCGGGTGGAGCCGTGGCCGGAGGAGGCTGTGGATGACGCATATGGGCTTTACTCTCTTCACCGCATGTTTGATATTGTGGGTGCGCAGCTGACACACCGTGACGTACGTGTGCTGTCCTTCCTTTTTGTGGACGTTATTGACGAGTACGAGAGAGGAGGGATACGGAGCGGGCGGGATTTCCTGCTCGCGCTGGAGCGTCAGGGGCGATGTGACGAGACAAACTTCCGGCATGTTCTTCAGCTGCTCCGCATCATCACCCGCCATGACCTGCTGCCGTACGTTACGTTGCGCAAGAGACAGACAG TGTGCCCAGATCCAGTGGATAAATACCTGGAGGAGACGTCAGTCCGTTATGTTTCTCCCAGAGGAGCAGGAGAAGCCCAGCAGGGAACTCCTCACAGAAGAACAG GACACCAGCCATTGATCTGCTGTCCTCCATCAGGACCCCAGGTATGCCCACCCCGTGCTAAACCAACCCCACCTCCGCCGAGCAGGAAAAGGAAGAGATCTCACACGACAGCGGACTGCAGAGAAAAACAGACCTGTG ACATACGACTGAGGGTACGTGCGGAGTACTGTCAGCACGAGTCAGCCCTACAAGGAAACGTCTTCTCAAACAAGCAGGAGGCGCTAGAGAGGCAGTTTGAGCGGTTCAACCAGGCCAACACCATCCTTAAATCCCGTGACCTGGGTTCCATCATATGTGACATCAAGTTCTCAGAGCTGACCTACCTGGACGCCTTCTGGCGGGACTACATCAACGGCTCACTATTGGAAGCCCTGAAGGGCGTTTTCATCACGGACTCTCTGAAGCAGGCAGTGGGCCACGAGGCCATTAAGCTCCTGGTGAACGTGGATGAGGAAGACTACCAAGCTGGCAGGAGGAAGTTGCTGAGGAACCTGGTGGCGGGAGGTGCCAGTGCAGGGACGGGGAGCAGGGAGGGTCCCTTGTCCTAG